The following proteins are encoded in a genomic region of Amblyraja radiata isolate CabotCenter1 chromosome 37, sAmbRad1.1.pri, whole genome shotgun sequence:
- the ddit4 gene encoding DNA damage-inducible transcript 4 protein, with translation MNTNSFLPPRRRRLCSLLGKLLQRFADLTGGSPAQHHHHQPPSQPEGKAEPGLDTDSDYGSLESDRDSVTDDPFEELLCADVMQLIEQSLSEAKRAALHCFKLLIPEELSAQVADELLRLAASEPCGLRGAVLHLSVEDGDVCKDVDRIVVDGSLAPTFELALVLRLEGGFWSKVQDLLTSGPSFTPGYSQALRLSPRFRIIKRKLYSSNVVFVEEC, from the exons ATGAATACCAACAGTTTTCTG CCCCCACGGCGCCGCCGCCTCTGCTCCCTCCTGGGCAAGCTGCTGCAGAGATTCGCCGATCTGACCGGCGGCTCCCCGgctcaacaccaccaccaccagccgcCGTCCCAGCCCGAAGGCAAAGCCGAGCCCGGCCTGGACACTGACAGCG ATTATGGGAGTTTGGAGTCGGACCGGGACTCGGTCACCGACGACCCGTTCGAGGAATTGCTGTGTGCCGACGTGATGCAGCTGATCGAGCAGAGCCTGAGCGAGGCCAAACGCGCGGCGTTGCACTGCTTCAAGCTGCTCATCCCGGAGGAGCTGAGCGCCCAGGTGGCGGACGAGCTGTTGCGGCTGGCGGCCAGCGAGCCCTGCGGGCTGCGGGGAGCCGTGCTGCACCTCAGCGTGGAGGATGGCGACGTTTGCAAGGACGTGGACCGCATCGTGGTGGACGGCAGCTTGGCGCCCACCTTCGAGCTCGCCCTGGTGCTGAGACTGGAAGGGGGGTTCTGGTCCAAGGTCCAGGACCTCTTGACTTCGGGCCCTTCCTTCACCCCGGGGTACAGCCAAGCTCTCCGGCTCAGCCCCAGGTTCCGAATCATCAAGAGAAAACTGTACAGTTCTAACGTGGTGTTCGTTGAGGAATGTTGA